The following coding sequences are from one Gossypium hirsutum isolate 1008001.06 chromosome A12, Gossypium_hirsutum_v2.1, whole genome shotgun sequence window:
- the LOC107942697 gene encoding uncharacterized protein produces MSVWLILLDALGKKEILVLQDFTSHGLSFTVNYFIIHILYYIDSSQIDTLFPSSYCMVHTNIFLLFLQVLAFRDIAPQAPMHILIIPKSKDGLTGLSKNSKFLQFVSKMSRGELIIDDNQVKPASENWATEYQQQYTVGASWADEFAHDEVFHGPDHWANEFGAERLQQECVDDQWSMNSQSCMLMTGQKNLVVKLVRGLWEIVRLITGQIHMMSS; encoded by the exons ATGTCGGTGTGGTTGATCTTGTTGGATGCTTTGGGAAAGAAAGAAATTCTGGTTCTGCAAGATTTCACCAGCCATGGCCTCTCTTTTACAGTCAACTactttattattcatattcttTATTACATTGATTCATCCCAAATAGACACGCTATTCCCTTCATCGTATTGCATG GTTCACACGAATATATTCTTGCTGTTTCTTCAG GTCTTAGCTTTTAGGGACATAGCTCCCCAGGCTCCTATGCACattttaattattccaaaatCAAAGGATGGCCTAACTGGTTTGTCTAAG AAttcaaaatttcttcaatttgTATCCAAGATGAGTCGTGGTGAACTTATCATTGATGATAATCAGGTCAAACCAGCATCAGAGAACTGGGCAACAGAATATCAGCAACAGTACACTGTAGGTGCTTCTTGGGCTGATGAATTTGCTCATGATGAG GTTTTCCATGGACCTGACCATTGGGCCAATGAATTTGGTGCTGAAAGATTGCAACAAGAGTGTGTGGATGATCAATGGTCAATGAATTCTCAAAGTTGCATGTTGATGACTGGGCAGAAGAATTTGGTCGTCAAGTTGGTGAGGGGGCTTTGGGAGATAGTTCGTCTGATAACTGGGCAAATTCATATGATGA GTTCCTAA
- the LOC121210795 gene encoding agamous-like MADS-box protein AGL61, translated as MASLNQTRSSNTTTKATRGRQKIPIKKLENESSRQVTFSKRRTGLFKKAIELCILCGCNIGIIVFSPKGKRFCFGHPDIDTILERYLSKNPNHDDGLMMSGDDIAPCLEEFNKEIRETLEKLEEEKKRSKEIQKEKEERKTKGLFWWDDPIDNNMGIEELEAYAKALEELRNNVANRASALMEDVFAMSTAMTVANPDGMGNSFAIQNSGFAVGETGGVEGFNFGDGHDSPP; from the coding sequence ATGGCATCTCTAAATCAAACCAGAAGCAGCAACACCACCACTAAGGCAACAAGGGGTCGCCAGAAGATTCCGATAAAGAAACTCGAAAACGAAAGCAGCCGCCAAGTGACTTTCTCCAAGCGCCGCACTGGTTTGTTCAAGAAAGCGATCGAGCTTTGCATTTTATGCGGTTGCAACATCGGCATCATCGTGTTCTCTCCCAAAGGAAAACGGTTTTGCTTTGGTCACCCCGATATCGACACGATATTGGAGCGTTACCTTAGCAAAAACCCTAACCATGATGATGGTTTGATGATGTCTGGTGACGACATTGCTCCATGTCTCGAAGAGTTCAACAAGGAGATCCGAGAGACATTAGAGAAACTTGAGGAAGAAAAAAAGCGAAGCAAAGAGATCCAAAAGGAAAAGGAAGAGAGAAAAACGAAGGGACTGTTTTGGTGGGATGACCCTATTGATAATAATATGGGAATTGAGGAACTTGAAGCTTATGCTAAAGCCTTGGAGGAGTTAAGGAATAATGTGGCTAATAGGGCTAGTGCATTGATGGAAGATGTTTTTGCCATGTCGACTGCCATGACGGTGGCTAATCCTGATGGTATGGGCAACAGTTTCGCCATCCAAAACAGTGGCTTTGCCGTCGGAGAGACCGGAGGTGTTGAAGGTTTTAATTTTGGTGATGGTCATGACTCTCCACCCTAA
- the LOC107942703 gene encoding lariat debranching enzyme yields MSDFYSVSSPPITYSVFKETFTLPTSLPISSAILSHSRSLSDVFLHYGGWAAPNIYFLGYAVVVKFGNICIGGLFGIYNARNHERPPYNDNTIRSVYHVREYDVHKLMHLEELIDVFLSHDWPLSITDYGNWQQLVRYKKYFKDEIQQGTLGSKPTAQLLEKLKPSYWFSAHLHCKFTAHVEHEEGGQVTKFLALDKCLPGHKFLQYDEEWLAITRKLNCVFPLTFRHEDVGRTKLNMQDCCQRVKSRIEDRGAKPCEFSQTAPPHKPSDSVSNTAFSGSPGNPQTVSFLELLDLLYVP; encoded by the exons ATGTCTgatttctattctgtttcttcaCCACCGATTACTTATTCGGTGTTTAAGGAGACCTTCACGCTCCCCACTTCGCTCCCCATTTCTTCGGCGATTCTCTCTCACTCTCGGTCTCTTTCCGACGTTTTCCT GCATTATGGGGGATGGGCAGCACCTAATATATACTTCTTGGGGTATGCTGTGGTTGTGAAGTTTGGCAATATCTGTATCGGTGGACTTTTCGGAATTTACAATGCGC GAAACCATGAAAGGCCACCTTATAATGACAATACTATCAGGTCTGTGTATCATGTCCGGGAGTACGATGTTCACAAGCTTATGCACCTAGAGGAACTGATAGATGTTTTCCTTTCACACGATTGGCCGCTCAGCATCACTGATTATGGGAACTGGCAACAACTTGTTCGCtacaaaaaatatttcaaagatGAG ATCCAGCAAGGAACTCTTGGAAGCAAACCTACTGCTCAGCTGCTCGAAAAACTCAAACCATCGTATTGGTTTTCAGCTCACTTGCATTGCAAATTCACCGCTCATGTTGAACATGAAGAGGGTGGTCAAGTGACAAAATTTCTTGCACTCGATAAATGCCTTCCAGGGCACAAGTTCTTGCAG TACGATGAAGAATGGCTGGCAATAACGCGGAAATTGAACTGTGTCTTTCCTTTGACCTTCCGCCATGAAGACGTTGG GAGAACAAAGCTCAACATGCAAGATTGTTGTCAACGGGTTAAGAGCAGGATAGAAGACAGGGGAGCCAAACCTTGTGAATTTTCTCAAACAGCTCCACCTCACAAACCCTCTGATTCAGTTTCAAACACTGCTTTTTCTG GTTCTCCCGGTAATCCTCAGACTGTATCTTTCTTGGAATTGCTAGATCTTCTTTATGTTCCCTGA
- the LOC107942699 gene encoding protein MKS1, which yields MDSQFPAGGTTPRRQLQIQGPRPTPLKVCKDSHKIKKPPHPPPHAAAASIPPPVAADQRRREPVIIYAVSPKVIHAKESEFMSIVQRYTGLSSGNFSGDGDVSPAARLAVTEKASPSPREKIVDSGFMGEGGMEEALIRTPTGILSPAPETLPAVATGTFFTPASEARLMSPWHEWSPMLQGSAFMPSPSALLSGPLISSPNSDFFAQIWNF from the coding sequence ATGGACTCTCAATTCCCCGCCGGCGGGACAACCCCAAGGCGTCAGCTACAAATCCAAGGTCCACGCCCAACCCCACTCAAAGTCTGCAAAGACtcccataaaataaaaaaaccgcCTCATCCACCACCCCACGCTGCCGCTGCTTCCATCCCACCACCCGTTGCTGCAGATCAACGCCGTCGGGAGCCGGTTATCATCTACGCCGTCTCACCCAAAGTCATCCACGCCAAAGAATCCGAGTTCATGTCAATCGTCCAACGCTACACGGGACTTTCATCCGGCAACTTCTCTGGCGATGGTGACGTATCCCCGGCGGCAAGGTTGGCAGTGACCGAAAAAGCGAGTCCAAGCCCGAGAGAGAAAATAGTGGACTCGGGATTTATGGGAGAAGGTGGGATGGAAGAGGCTCTGATTCGGACACCTACAGGGATACTTTCGCCTGCACCGGAGACGTTACCGGCGGTGGCGACTGGGACCTTCTTTACGCCAGCTTCGGAAGCGAGACTGATGTCGCCGTGGCATGAGTGGAGCCCGATGTTACAGGGAAGTGCGTTCATGCCAAGCCCTTCTGCATTGCTTTCAGGGCCTTTAATTTCTTCTCCAAATTCCGATTTTTTTGCTCAAATTTGGAACTTTTAG